The following proteins come from a genomic window of Anaerobutyricum hallii:
- a CDS encoding DUF6870 family protein encodes MTAEEYRNYLEQDFSDVDINEMTDLRMIKADRNKSLQERRDIFLNKVGNPYLVRIGNMKVKVRFANNGISMEQAFENMLLSV; translated from the coding sequence ATGACGGCAGAGGAATACAGAAACTATCTGGAGCAGGATTTCAGTGATGTAGATATCAATGAAATGACTGATCTACGGATGATAAAAGCAGACAGAAATAAATCGCTTCAGGAACGGAGAGATATTTTTCTGAATAAAGTAGGAAATCCATATTTGGTCCGGATCGGCAATATGAAAGTAAAAGTCAGATTTGCCAATAACGGTATATCTATGGAGCAGGCATTTGAGAATATGCTTCTGAGTGTCTGA
- a CDS encoding ABC transporter ATP-binding protein gives MTNIISIYNLSKAFDGKKLFQNFNFTVKKNSVHALIGANGAGKTTLLRLLTGLYEPDEGKISVSGKHAMLLENDYLYEDKTGLENLKIFGLYFGYYVKDYKKYSDSLNITEHLLKRVSTYSKGMKRKLSILIVILINSEIIYLDEPTSGVDPLSRVEIRKIIQKLKEEGKTILITSHDLSEIEKSADYVTMIENGKVVFNEDIDNIKGTTLEELFIKEGGDYE, from the coding sequence ATGACAAATATTATTTCTATTTACAATCTTTCAAAAGCGTTTGATGGTAAGAAATTATTTCAAAATTTTAATTTTACTGTCAAGAAAAATTCTGTCCATGCCTTGATAGGAGCAAATGGAGCAGGAAAAACTACACTATTGCGTTTACTCACCGGATTATACGAACCAGATGAAGGAAAAATATCTGTATCGGGTAAACATGCAATGTTGCTTGAGAATGATTATTTATATGAGGATAAAACAGGTTTGGAGAACTTGAAAATCTTTGGGTTGTATTTTGGATACTACGTAAAGGACTATAAGAAATATAGTGATTCATTAAATATTACAGAACATTTATTGAAACGTGTTAGTACGTATTCAAAAGGAATGAAAAGAAAATTGTCAATTCTAATCGTTATACTAATCAACAGTGAGATTATTTACCTTGATGAGCCAACATCAGGGGTAGATCCGTTGTCTCGTGTTGAAATAAGAAAGATTATCCAGAAACTAAAGGAAGAAGGAAAAACAATATTGATTACATCTCATGATTTAAGTGAAATTGAGAAAAGTGCAGATTATGTCACTATGATTGAAAATGGTAAGGTTGTTTTCAATGAGGATATAGATAACATAAAAGGGACAACACTGGAAGAGTTATTTATAAAAGAAGGTGGAGATTATGAATAA
- a CDS encoding radical SAM protein has translation MYLRLINVKAIERQRDSYILVINNRYEKMGESLYRINKDALEIIRNLNGTKTFDDLVDMMISCHLEKKEQAKYKLNNFLNELEKNPGISVEYLKKTNPIEIPILGNGKTQYPSAISVEITHRCNAKCLHCYGEYCATNAFKDNTEEIKKLLKDARKAGTRVVEFTGGEVTCHPRFLEILNEAYNLDYSLVSILSNGLFWNKELFALIAEHKEQTVVQIDLHGDNDDYINWFMGTQIPNITHRVKDTIMRINNSGILMRVVTMVTPQNIDQIENIAGWVKEAGIETYGISAITPMGRADLEDKNNLLLKTLEQHERVGKVIENINTRYGKGFLYKIKDGNSNAKNCGAFTSNPSITPEGEIKFCAMDNQTVIKSLGNVFKEDIGQLFSNNYQLMNMIRGIQAPDYTSKECSGCEKKYFCSYCIIRGLVAAKEKGFENCAWYSQYIPNEFRRLLI, from the coding sequence ATGTATCTGAGATTAATTAACGTAAAAGCAATAGAAAGACAAAGAGATTCTTATATTCTTGTAATAAATAACCGTTATGAAAAGATGGGTGAATCATTGTATCGCATTAACAAAGATGCTTTAGAAATTATACGTAACCTAAATGGGACAAAAACATTTGATGATCTAGTTGACATGATGATCAGTTGTCATTTAGAGAAGAAAGAACAGGCTAAGTATAAATTAAATAATTTTTTGAATGAATTGGAGAAAAATCCAGGAATTTCTGTGGAGTATTTAAAAAAAACAAATCCAATAGAAATACCAATACTTGGAAATGGAAAAACACAGTATCCATCAGCTATTTCTGTAGAAATTACACATAGGTGTAATGCAAAGTGTTTGCACTGTTATGGAGAATATTGTGCAACGAATGCATTTAAAGATAATACAGAGGAAATAAAGAAGTTACTTAAGGATGCACGTAAAGCAGGGACAAGAGTAGTAGAATTTACAGGTGGAGAAGTCACGTGTCATCCGAGGTTTTTAGAAATCCTGAATGAAGCGTATAATCTTGACTATTCATTAGTAAGTATACTATCGAATGGTTTATTTTGGAATAAAGAATTGTTCGCACTGATTGCAGAACATAAGGAGCAGACAGTTGTACAAATCGATTTACACGGAGATAATGATGATTATATAAATTGGTTTATGGGAACACAAATACCCAATATTACTCACCGTGTTAAAGACACAATTATGAGAATTAATAATTCAGGAATACTGATGAGAGTTGTTACAATGGTAACACCGCAAAACATTGACCAAATTGAAAATATTGCAGGATGGGTAAAAGAAGCAGGTATCGAAACTTATGGTATATCAGCAATTACTCCTATGGGAAGAGCTGATTTAGAGGATAAAAATAATTTGCTTTTAAAGACATTAGAACAACATGAAAGGGTTGGTAAAGTAATAGAAAACATTAATACCCGATATGGAAAAGGGTTTTTATATAAAATTAAAGACGGAAATAGCAACGCAAAGAATTGTGGAGCATTTACATCGAATCCTTCAATAACGCCAGAGGGAGAAATCAAATTTTGTGCAATGGATAACCAGACAGTGATTAAATCTTTGGGAAATGTATTTAAAGAGGATATCGGACAGTTGTTTTCAAATAATTATCAATTAATGAATATGATTCGTGGTATACAAGCTCCAGATTATACAAGTAAAGAATGCTCAGGGTGTGAAAAAAAGTACTTTTGTAGTTATTGCATAATACGTGGGTTAGTAGCTGCTAAAGAAAAAGGCTTTGAAAATTGTGCATGGTATTCCCAATATATACCAAATGAGTTTAGGAGGCTGTTAATATAA
- a CDS encoding transposase — protein MSILISIFLLGYHGKTTDFAKNSSCHRTTIAHFLNSGKWDDSSLSDTLKRSVIEIIYSEAARTGKPFFCIVDDTTASKTKPSSQALHPIEDAYFHQSHLKGKQDYGHQAVAVMLSCWYTSEKIINTFAAGGFHTIGALKTNRMLYPFGFKKKLNEFAAFLTSTRSNFRLVTVKKQKYYVYRYEGKLNGIENAVVLLSYPEKAFGNPKALRAFLSTDVSLSLDETLSYYVCR, from the coding sequence ATGAGCATTCTGATCAGCATATTTCTTTTAGGATACCATGGGAAAACCACGGACTTTGCTAAAAACAGTTCCTGTCACAGGACTACGATCGCACATTTCCTTAATTCAGGAAAATGGGATGATTCCTCACTTTCAGATACGTTAAAACGTTCTGTTATAGAGATTATTTATTCAGAAGCAGCTCGCACCGGAAAGCCTTTTTTCTGTATTGTAGATGATACGACAGCTTCAAAAACAAAGCCTTCGTCACAGGCTCTGCATCCAATTGAAGACGCGTACTTTCACCAATCCCATTTAAAGGGGAAACAGGATTACGGACACCAGGCAGTTGCTGTTATGCTTTCCTGCTGGTATACTTCTGAAAAAATAATCAACACTTTCGCAGCCGGAGGATTTCATACCATAGGTGCACTGAAAACAAACCGGATGCTTTATCCATTTGGATTCAAAAAGAAACTTAATGAGTTTGCTGCTTTTTTAACGTCCACACGTTCCAATTTTCGCCTTGTGACAGTGAAAAAACAAAAATATTACGTGTATCGTTATGAGGGAAAACTCAACGGTATTGAAAATGCCGTAGTTCTTTTAAGTTATCCGGAAAAAGCATTTGGAAATCCAAAAGCACTGCGTGCTTTTCTCAGTACAGACGTTTCATTATCATTGGACGAAACACTGTCTTATTATGTCTGCCGGTGA
- a CDS encoding sigma factor-like helix-turn-helix DNA-binding protein, with protein MYIEHPYFYEGKYYANIDGEMIEITKEVAYAMNNFYRSSKAKKVEIKNELGEVVDKMLREVPYSGQSIDGEGFMIEDFPDLNCDVEHCVLTKMEQQDIHTVINQLNSEERMIIYGIFFENKTQTQMAEIMGISRQMLSYKLKSTLNKMREMYMNKFF; from the coding sequence ATGTATATTGAACACCCATATTTTTACGAAGGAAAGTATTACGCAAATATTGATGGAGAAATGATCGAGATTACAAAAGAAGTTGCGTATGCGATGAATAATTTTTACAGAAGCAGCAAGGCAAAAAAAGTTGAGATTAAGAATGAACTGGGTGAGGTTGTGGATAAGATGCTGAGAGAAGTACCTTACAGCGGTCAGTCCATTGATGGAGAAGGCTTCATGATTGAGGATTTTCCAGATCTGAACTGTGATGTGGAGCACTGTGTACTGACAAAAATGGAACAGCAGGATATTCACACAGTGATCAATCAACTGAACTCAGAGGAACGCATGATTATTTATGGTATTTTCTTTGAAAACAAGACACAGACACAGATGGCGGAGATTATGGGGATTTCCAGACAGATGCTGTCATACAAGTTGAAATCCACTCTTAATAAGATGCGTGAAATGTATATGAATAAATTTTTTTAA
- a CDS encoding type II toxin-antitoxin system PemK/MazF family toxin — protein sequence MTIRRGDILWADLGMFPTTSVQGGVRPVIVVSNNKANTYSSVITVVPLTSRIYKKRYLPTHVFISKYDMTGIRKGSLALAEQVMSISTKCIIEKCGRVNKWSLDRVLKAVQIQMGMEGEGHDGRGIQKLSGAGFQ from the coding sequence GTGACGATTCGAAGAGGAGATATCTTATGGGCGGATCTCGGTATGTTCCCGACAACTTCGGTTCAGGGTGGAGTAAGACCGGTGATCGTAGTAAGTAACAACAAAGCTAATACATACAGTTCAGTCATTACAGTAGTTCCGCTGACGTCAAGAATATATAAGAAGCGGTATTTGCCAACACATGTATTTATCAGCAAATATGATATGACGGGAATCCGAAAAGGAAGCCTGGCACTGGCTGAACAGGTTATGAGCATTTCTACGAAATGTATTATTGAGAAATGCGGAAGAGTGAACAAGTGGAGCCTGGATCGGGTACTGAAAGCAGTACAGATTCAGATGGGAATGGAAGGAGAAGGGCATGACGGCAGAGGAATACAGAAACTATCTGGAGCAGGATTTCAGTGA
- a CDS encoding response regulator: MKILLFDDHRLFGESLKKLLIESQFVSLCYYVERENDFFRTFREKEFDIILLDINLKNSSEKNGFEILADILSINPDSKVVILSSYDMPIYKKMAFDKGAADFINKSVSMEELVERLKRVLCNKTYYNKIPDIEVLTEREIEILRAICKGDIKKKIAKNLFISERTLYNHIQNIYDKLEVSNTVEAYNKAIKLGYIEPLM; encoded by the coding sequence GTGAAAATTTTACTATTTGATGATCATAGATTATTTGGAGAGAGTTTAAAGAAATTACTGATAGAGAGTCAATTTGTATCACTTTGCTACTATGTTGAAAGGGAGAATGATTTTTTCCGTACGTTTCGAGAAAAAGAATTTGATATTATTCTATTGGACATAAATTTAAAGAATAGTTCTGAAAAGAATGGATTTGAAATATTGGCAGATATATTATCAATTAATCCAGATTCAAAAGTAGTTATACTTTCTTCGTATGATATGCCTATATACAAAAAGATGGCATTTGACAAAGGAGCTGCGGATTTTATAAATAAGTCTGTTTCTATGGAGGAATTAGTAGAAAGATTAAAGAGAGTTCTTTGTAATAAAACATATTATAATAAAATTCCAGATATTGAGGTATTAACAGAGAGGGAAATTGAAATATTACGAGCAATTTGTAAGGGGGATATAAAGAAGAAAATAGCAAAGAATCTTTTTATAAGTGAACGTACATTATATAACCATATTCAAAATATTTATGATAAACTTGAAGTATCTAATACAGTTGAAGCTTATAACAAAGCAATAAAGCTAGGATATATTGAGCCATTAATGTAA